From Homalodisca vitripennis isolate AUS2020 chromosome 1, UT_GWSS_2.1, whole genome shotgun sequence, the proteins below share one genomic window:
- the LOC124364004 gene encoding L-lactate dehydrogenase isoform X4, producing MSAMVDQLMTKVTEPSKSSGNKITVVGVGQVGMACAFSILTQYVTDEIALVDCVEDKLRGEMMDLQHGACFMRSPKIYSGTDYGITANSKICIVSAGVRQKEGESRLNLVQRNLDIFKHIIPQLVKHSPDTILLIVSNPVDVLSYVAWKLSGLPKNRVIGSGTNLDTSRLRFLVSQKLNLSVESVHGYIIGEHGDTSVPVWSGVNVAGVRLRDVNDDIGRKNDTESFNLIHKQVVDSAYEIIRLKGYTSWAIGLCVAKLCQSILHNAHSVHAVSNAAKGFHGIDQDVFLSLPCVLGENGVSHVIKQPLREEELQQLKKSAKTMADVIKGLKF from the exons ATGTCGGCAATGGTAGACCAGCTGATGACCAAGGTCACTGAGCCCTCCAAGAGTTCAGGCAACAAGATCACAGTAGTGGGGGTTGGCCAAGTGGGCATGGCTTGTGCCTTCAGTATTCTCACCCAG TATGTAACTGATGAGATCGCTCTGGTAGACTGTGTGGAAGACAAGCTGAGGGGAGAAATGATGGACCTACAACACGGTGCATGCTTTATGAGGAGCCCAAAAATCTATTCTGGAACAG ACTATGGCATCACGGCAAACTCCAAGATATGTATCGTGTCAGCCGGAGTGAGACAGAAGGAGGGGGAGAGCCGACTCAACCTAGTCCAACGGAACTTGGATATTTTCAAGCACATCATTCCTCAGCTGGTCAAGCACAGTCCGGATACCATTCTGTTGATTGTCAGCAACCCAG TTGACGTCCTGAGCTATGTAGCATGGAAATTGAGTGGGTTGCCAAAAAATAGAGTCATTGGATCTGGAACTAACCTAGACACATCTCGCTTACGTTTCCTTGTCTCCCAAAAACTCAACTTGTCCGTGGAGAGTGTTCATGGTTACATCATTGGAGAGCATGGAGATACGAGTG TACCAGTTTGGTCTGGAGTGAATGTTGCTGGTGTCAGATTGCGGGATGTAAATGATGACATCGGCAGGAAAAATGACACTGAGAGCTTCAACCTTATACACAAGCAAGTAGTTGATAG TGCGTATGAAATCATCCGACTGAAGGGCTATACCTCATGGGCCATTGGTCTCTGTGTTGCTAAACTGTGCCAGTCAATACTGCACAACGCACACTCCGTGCATGCTGTTTCCAATGCTGCAAAG GGATTCCACGGTATTGACCAGGATGTGTTTCTTTCACTTCCCTGTGTTCTTGGAGAGAACGGAGTGTCACATGTTATCAAGCAGCCTCTGAGAGAGGAAGAACTTCAGCAGCTAAAGAAGTCTGCGAAGACAATGGCTGATGTCATTAAAGGCCtcaagttttag
- the LOC124364004 gene encoding L-lactate dehydrogenase isoform X1: MSADNGVTNGNGSSDNDAITEIQSTHKRQWRRPHIVMVNPALTVILILLCILRKDAMSAMVDQLMTKVTEPSKSSGNKITVVGVGQVGMACAFSILTQYVTDEIALVDCVEDKLRGEMMDLQHGACFMRSPKIYSGTDYGITANSKICIVSAGVRQKEGESRLNLVQRNLDIFKHIIPQLVKHSPDTILLIVSNPVDVLSYVAWKLSGLPKNRVIGSGTNLDTSRLRFLVSQKLNLSVESVHGYIIGEHGDTSVPVWSGVNVAGVRLRDVNDDIGRKNDTESFNLIHKQVVDSAYEIIRLKGYTSWAIGLCVAKLCQSILHNAHSVHAVSNAAKGFHGIDQDVFLSLPCVLGENGVSHVIKQPLREEELQQLKKSAKTMADVIKGLKF, encoded by the exons TACAGAAATCCAGAGTACTCATAAAAGACAATGGCGACGACCTCATATTGTGATGGTTAACCCTGCACTCACGGTTATACTCATTCTGTTGTGCATACTGCGGAAG GACGCCATGTCGGCAATGGTAGACCAGCTGATGACCAAGGTCACTGAGCCCTCCAAGAGTTCAGGCAACAAGATCACAGTAGTGGGGGTTGGCCAAGTGGGCATGGCTTGTGCCTTCAGTATTCTCACCCAG TATGTAACTGATGAGATCGCTCTGGTAGACTGTGTGGAAGACAAGCTGAGGGGAGAAATGATGGACCTACAACACGGTGCATGCTTTATGAGGAGCCCAAAAATCTATTCTGGAACAG ACTATGGCATCACGGCAAACTCCAAGATATGTATCGTGTCAGCCGGAGTGAGACAGAAGGAGGGGGAGAGCCGACTCAACCTAGTCCAACGGAACTTGGATATTTTCAAGCACATCATTCCTCAGCTGGTCAAGCACAGTCCGGATACCATTCTGTTGATTGTCAGCAACCCAG TTGACGTCCTGAGCTATGTAGCATGGAAATTGAGTGGGTTGCCAAAAAATAGAGTCATTGGATCTGGAACTAACCTAGACACATCTCGCTTACGTTTCCTTGTCTCCCAAAAACTCAACTTGTCCGTGGAGAGTGTTCATGGTTACATCATTGGAGAGCATGGAGATACGAGTG TACCAGTTTGGTCTGGAGTGAATGTTGCTGGTGTCAGATTGCGGGATGTAAATGATGACATCGGCAGGAAAAATGACACTGAGAGCTTCAACCTTATACACAAGCAAGTAGTTGATAG TGCGTATGAAATCATCCGACTGAAGGGCTATACCTCATGGGCCATTGGTCTCTGTGTTGCTAAACTGTGCCAGTCAATACTGCACAACGCACACTCCGTGCATGCTGTTTCCAATGCTGCAAAG GGATTCCACGGTATTGACCAGGATGTGTTTCTTTCACTTCCCTGTGTTCTTGGAGAGAACGGAGTGTCACATGTTATCAAGCAGCCTCTGAGAGAGGAAGAACTTCAGCAGCTAAAGAAGTCTGCGAAGACAATGGCTGATGTCATTAAAGGCCtcaagttttag
- the LOC124364004 gene encoding L-lactate dehydrogenase isoform X2 gives MSADNGVTNGNGSSDNDDAMSAMVDQLMTKVTEPSKSSGNKITVVGVGQVGMACAFSILTQYVTDEIALVDCVEDKLRGEMMDLQHGACFMRSPKIYSGTDYGITANSKICIVSAGVRQKEGESRLNLVQRNLDIFKHIIPQLVKHSPDTILLIVSNPVDVLSYVAWKLSGLPKNRVIGSGTNLDTSRLRFLVSQKLNLSVESVHGYIIGEHGDTSVPVWSGVNVAGVRLRDVNDDIGRKNDTESFNLIHKQVVDSAYEIIRLKGYTSWAIGLCVAKLCQSILHNAHSVHAVSNAAKGFHGIDQDVFLSLPCVLGENGVSHVIKQPLREEELQQLKKSAKTMADVIKGLKF, from the exons GACGCCATGTCGGCAATGGTAGACCAGCTGATGACCAAGGTCACTGAGCCCTCCAAGAGTTCAGGCAACAAGATCACAGTAGTGGGGGTTGGCCAAGTGGGCATGGCTTGTGCCTTCAGTATTCTCACCCAG TATGTAACTGATGAGATCGCTCTGGTAGACTGTGTGGAAGACAAGCTGAGGGGAGAAATGATGGACCTACAACACGGTGCATGCTTTATGAGGAGCCCAAAAATCTATTCTGGAACAG ACTATGGCATCACGGCAAACTCCAAGATATGTATCGTGTCAGCCGGAGTGAGACAGAAGGAGGGGGAGAGCCGACTCAACCTAGTCCAACGGAACTTGGATATTTTCAAGCACATCATTCCTCAGCTGGTCAAGCACAGTCCGGATACCATTCTGTTGATTGTCAGCAACCCAG TTGACGTCCTGAGCTATGTAGCATGGAAATTGAGTGGGTTGCCAAAAAATAGAGTCATTGGATCTGGAACTAACCTAGACACATCTCGCTTACGTTTCCTTGTCTCCCAAAAACTCAACTTGTCCGTGGAGAGTGTTCATGGTTACATCATTGGAGAGCATGGAGATACGAGTG TACCAGTTTGGTCTGGAGTGAATGTTGCTGGTGTCAGATTGCGGGATGTAAATGATGACATCGGCAGGAAAAATGACACTGAGAGCTTCAACCTTATACACAAGCAAGTAGTTGATAG TGCGTATGAAATCATCCGACTGAAGGGCTATACCTCATGGGCCATTGGTCTCTGTGTTGCTAAACTGTGCCAGTCAATACTGCACAACGCACACTCCGTGCATGCTGTTTCCAATGCTGCAAAG GGATTCCACGGTATTGACCAGGATGTGTTTCTTTCACTTCCCTGTGTTCTTGGAGAGAACGGAGTGTCACATGTTATCAAGCAGCCTCTGAGAGAGGAAGAACTTCAGCAGCTAAAGAAGTCTGCGAAGACAATGGCTGATGTCATTAAAGGCCtcaagttttag
- the LOC124364004 gene encoding L-lactate dehydrogenase isoform X3 codes for MSKMYESFSPASEKKLQDAMSAMVDQLMTKVTEPSKSSGNKITVVGVGQVGMACAFSILTQYVTDEIALVDCVEDKLRGEMMDLQHGACFMRSPKIYSGTDYGITANSKICIVSAGVRQKEGESRLNLVQRNLDIFKHIIPQLVKHSPDTILLIVSNPVDVLSYVAWKLSGLPKNRVIGSGTNLDTSRLRFLVSQKLNLSVESVHGYIIGEHGDTSVPVWSGVNVAGVRLRDVNDDIGRKNDTESFNLIHKQVVDSAYEIIRLKGYTSWAIGLCVAKLCQSILHNAHSVHAVSNAAKGFHGIDQDVFLSLPCVLGENGVSHVIKQPLREEELQQLKKSAKTMADVIKGLKF; via the exons atgTCGAAAATGTATGAATCTTTCAGCCCCGCTTCTGAAAAGAAGCTTCAG GACGCCATGTCGGCAATGGTAGACCAGCTGATGACCAAGGTCACTGAGCCCTCCAAGAGTTCAGGCAACAAGATCACAGTAGTGGGGGTTGGCCAAGTGGGCATGGCTTGTGCCTTCAGTATTCTCACCCAG TATGTAACTGATGAGATCGCTCTGGTAGACTGTGTGGAAGACAAGCTGAGGGGAGAAATGATGGACCTACAACACGGTGCATGCTTTATGAGGAGCCCAAAAATCTATTCTGGAACAG ACTATGGCATCACGGCAAACTCCAAGATATGTATCGTGTCAGCCGGAGTGAGACAGAAGGAGGGGGAGAGCCGACTCAACCTAGTCCAACGGAACTTGGATATTTTCAAGCACATCATTCCTCAGCTGGTCAAGCACAGTCCGGATACCATTCTGTTGATTGTCAGCAACCCAG TTGACGTCCTGAGCTATGTAGCATGGAAATTGAGTGGGTTGCCAAAAAATAGAGTCATTGGATCTGGAACTAACCTAGACACATCTCGCTTACGTTTCCTTGTCTCCCAAAAACTCAACTTGTCCGTGGAGAGTGTTCATGGTTACATCATTGGAGAGCATGGAGATACGAGTG TACCAGTTTGGTCTGGAGTGAATGTTGCTGGTGTCAGATTGCGGGATGTAAATGATGACATCGGCAGGAAAAATGACACTGAGAGCTTCAACCTTATACACAAGCAAGTAGTTGATAG TGCGTATGAAATCATCCGACTGAAGGGCTATACCTCATGGGCCATTGGTCTCTGTGTTGCTAAACTGTGCCAGTCAATACTGCACAACGCACACTCCGTGCATGCTGTTTCCAATGCTGCAAAG GGATTCCACGGTATTGACCAGGATGTGTTTCTTTCACTTCCCTGTGTTCTTGGAGAGAACGGAGTGTCACATGTTATCAAGCAGCCTCTGAGAGAGGAAGAACTTCAGCAGCTAAAGAAGTCTGCGAAGACAATGGCTGATGTCATTAAAGGCCtcaagttttag